A window of Cryptomeria japonica chromosome 3, Sugi_1.0, whole genome shotgun sequence contains these coding sequences:
- the LOC131045704 gene encoding peroxidase P7-like — translation MSQFATMRYPKVFLVFITLGLCSTVVYCQLSSTYYSTSCPNLLSTVQSAVKQAVTNEKRMGASLLRLHFHDCFVNGCDGSILLDDSSTLTGEKTAVPNANSARGFDVIDTIKTNVEAVCSGVVSCADILAIAARDSVVELGGPTWTVQLGRRDSTTASLSGANNNIPAPTSNLSTLISSFSAQGLSTKEMIALSGGHTIGQARCTNFRARIYNESNIDSTFATSLKSNCPSSSGDNNLSPLDLQTPTTFDNNYYKNLRSQKGLLHSDQQLFNGGSADSQVTTYSSYQNTFFTDFTSAMVKMGNISPLTGSNGQIRKNCRKPN, via the exons ATGTCTCAGTTTGCAACAATGAGATACCCTAAGGTGTTTCTCGTCTTCATTACTTTGGGGCTATGTTCGACTGTTGTTTATTGCCAGCTTAGCTCCACATATTACAGTACGTCGTGTCCCAACCTATTGTCGACTGTTCAGTCTGCAGTTAAACAGGCCGTCACCAACGAGAAGAGGATGGGAGCTTCGCTTCTGCGTCTTCACTTCCATGACTGTTTCGTTAAT GGCTGTGATGGCTCTATTCTTTTGGACGATTCGTCGACTTTAACAGGAGAAAAGACTGCAGTGCCAAATGCTAACTCAGCCAGAGGATTCGACGTGATAGACACCATTAAGACCAACGTGGAGGCTGTGTGCAGTGGAGTTGTGTCTTGCGCCGACATTTTGGCAATTGCTGCTCGTGATTCAGTTGTCGAA CTTGGAGGGCCAACATGGACAGTGCAGCTGGGAAGAAGAGACTCCACAACTGCAAGCCTTAGCGGTGCGAATAACAATATTCCTGCACCCACATCAAACCTCAGCACACTCATCTCATCTTTTAGCGCTCAGGGTCTTTCTACCAAGGAAATGATTGCTCTTTCTG GCGGTCACACTATTGGTCAGGCTCGCTGCACTAATTTCAGAGCTCGCATCTACAACGAGTCCAACATAGATTCTACATTCGcgacttctctcaaatcaaactgtCCAAGCAGCAGTGGGGATAACAACCTTTCACCTTTGGATCTTCAGACACCCACGACCTTTGACAACAACTACTACAAAAATCTGAGAAGCCAGAAAGGACTTTTACACTCTGATCAGCAGCTTTTTAATGGAGGTTCTGCAGATTCTCAGGTGACAACATATAGTAGCTATCAGAACACGTTCTTCACAGATTTCACTTCTGCGATGGTGAAAATGGGAAACATCAGTCCTCTAACTGGCAGCAATGGACAGATCAGAAAGAACTGCAGGAAGCCCAATTGA